The following proteins are co-located in the Thermogemmatispora onikobensis genome:
- a CDS encoding LLM class flavin-dependent oxidoreductase, whose translation MHYGLTLPLSGIDGSIERLVDYACAAEAAGWDGVFLEDYLVYWEGTQVTFDPWLALTAIAMRTSRIRLGITVVPLPVRQPWKVAREAVTLDHLSQGRLILGCGLGDLQDSYFGENSDLKQRGAMLDEGLTVLAGLLSGEPFSYQGTYYQVRPLTFRPTPFQQPRIPIWIGGFWPRRAPARRAARWDGFCPAKLSTNGEFEPFTPAEIAAIRSFLLNERASLDGFDLVTGGISPHDRLQARTQAQQFAEAGATWWIEFVQLASSNAQELLQYIQQGPPA comes from the coding sequence ATGCACTATGGATTAACATTACCTTTATCTGGCATCGATGGCTCTATTGAACGCCTGGTTGACTATGCCTGTGCCGCCGAGGCTGCCGGCTGGGACGGCGTCTTTTTGGAGGATTACCTGGTCTACTGGGAGGGGACACAGGTGACGTTTGATCCCTGGCTGGCCCTGACAGCAATCGCTATGCGCACCAGTCGGATACGCCTCGGGATCACAGTGGTGCCGCTCCCAGTTCGCCAGCCCTGGAAAGTGGCTCGCGAGGCAGTGACGCTTGATCACCTCTCTCAGGGTCGGTTGATCCTGGGCTGCGGATTGGGCGACCTGCAAGATTCCTACTTTGGAGAGAACAGCGACTTGAAGCAGCGAGGGGCTATGTTGGACGAAGGGCTGACGGTTCTGGCGGGACTGCTCAGTGGAGAGCCTTTCTCTTACCAGGGGACTTACTACCAGGTGCGGCCTCTTACTTTTAGGCCAACGCCGTTCCAGCAACCACGCATACCGATTTGGATCGGTGGTTTCTGGCCCCGGCGCGCGCCAGCTCGCCGAGCCGCGCGCTGGGATGGTTTTTGTCCCGCAAAGTTGTCCACCAACGGCGAGTTTGAGCCATTCACACCTGCCGAGATTGCCGCTATCAGAAGTTTTCTGTTGAACGAGCGCGCCAGCCTGGATGGCTTTGATCTTGTGACCGGCGGCATCAGTCCCCACGACCGCCTACAGGCCAGAACCCAGGCCCAGCAGTTCGCGGAGGCTGGGGCCACCTGGTGGATCGAGTTTGTCCAGCTTGCATCAAGCAATGCGCAGGAGCTCCTGCAGTACATCCAACAGGGACCCCCTGCCTAA
- a CDS encoding prenyltransferase: protein MEKLRIWARVTRARTLPVMVAPVVLGAVLAWQEGYSFQWGLFLLTLIGALAAHLGANVVNDVFDFTAGTDAQAQQLQSQGEALVTGSQALFSGSASLAEYRRLWVLLFAVALLCGLILSLWRPWVLVLAGAGFLLAFFYVAPPLRLAYIGRGLGELDIFLSFGLLPLVGAYYVQAGNISVSAILAALPVGLYTTLVLYFHHFLHWRADRQAAKKTPVVLLGEERARQLGAVLLGLTALLIIIDVLLGVFPWYSILAALTVIPVYLVLRRSRGELKQYLALMAQNMSSNLLAVLLLVLALLVRGFTHL, encoded by the coding sequence ATGGAAAAGTTACGCATCTGGGCGCGGGTGACGCGGGCCCGTACGTTGCCCGTCATGGTGGCCCCGGTAGTCCTGGGGGCCGTGCTGGCCTGGCAGGAGGGCTACAGCTTCCAGTGGGGTCTCTTCCTGCTCACCCTGATAGGAGCACTGGCGGCCCATCTCGGCGCCAACGTAGTTAATGACGTCTTTGACTTCACTGCGGGCACTGATGCCCAGGCACAGCAGCTGCAGAGCCAGGGCGAGGCGCTCGTCACTGGTTCACAGGCCCTCTTCAGTGGCAGTGCCTCGCTGGCCGAATATCGCCGGCTCTGGGTACTTCTCTTTGCCGTAGCCTTACTATGTGGTCTCATTCTCAGTCTCTGGCGTCCCTGGGTTCTTGTCCTGGCGGGGGCTGGCTTCCTGCTGGCTTTCTTTTATGTCGCACCCCCCTTGCGTCTCGCCTATATTGGCCGTGGTCTTGGAGAACTAGACATTTTCCTCTCATTTGGTCTACTTCCCCTGGTAGGAGCCTACTACGTTCAAGCAGGGAATATTAGTGTATCTGCTATTCTAGCTGCCTTGCCTGTGGGTCTCTACACCACTCTTGTGTTATATTTCCATCATTTTCTCCATTGGCGAGCTGATCGCCAGGCGGCGAAAAAAACGCCGGTAGTACTTCTTGGTGAAGAGAGAGCGCGACAGTTGGGAGCGGTGCTGCTGGGTCTCACAGCCTTACTCATCATCATCGACGTTCTCCTTGGGGTCTTCCCCTGGTATAGCATCCTGGCGGCCCTTACTGTCATCCCTGTCTACCTGGTTCTACGGCGGAGCCGGGGGGAGCTGAAGCAATATCTGGCCCTCATGGCTCAGAACATGAGCAGCAACCTGCTCGCGGTCCTTCTGCTGGTGCTGGCCCTCCTCGTGCGAGGCTTCACGCATCTTTGA
- a CDS encoding heme NO-binding domain-containing protein, which produces MQGLIVVTWERYLYERFGKEFLEVYRKAIGLQSHTVPLASRIYKDEQWLIGVEAASKLTKLSPDTLLREYGRYFLLNGLTGHFCAYLLSQVRSGRALLLAMRDAHAQMRRASPQLIPPIFRYESISSNPNELLLIYDSPRHLCSLLWGTIEGAAERYGEAVRIIEVACMKHGAPECRLEVQFLSGKGQPAETPAQTTQRLARLRLAHLVLLALPEREGITLPELADRLRQRQVETEQLRPSFLLEALEHLQFAGLVQSNAGQGKELFRRRYWRAPTSGK; this is translated from the coding sequence ATGCAAGGGTTAATCGTTGTGACGTGGGAGCGGTATCTCTACGAGCGCTTCGGCAAAGAATTTCTAGAGGTCTACCGCAAAGCCATCGGTTTACAGAGCCACACCGTTCCATTGGCAAGTCGCATCTACAAAGATGAGCAGTGGCTGATCGGCGTCGAGGCCGCCAGCAAGCTAACGAAGCTTAGCCCTGATACGCTCCTCCGCGAATATGGGCGGTACTTCTTGCTCAATGGCCTCACAGGGCACTTCTGCGCCTACCTGTTAAGCCAGGTACGCAGCGGGCGTGCGCTCCTACTGGCCATGCGCGATGCCCATGCGCAGATGCGGCGCGCCTCACCTCAGCTCATTCCGCCGATCTTTCGCTATGAGAGCATTTCCAGCAACCCCAATGAGTTGCTGCTCATCTATGACAGTCCCCGCCATCTCTGTTCTTTGCTGTGGGGCACCATTGAAGGGGCTGCCGAGCGCTACGGCGAAGCTGTCCGTATTATAGAGGTAGCCTGCATGAAGCATGGTGCTCCGGAGTGCAGACTAGAGGTGCAGTTTCTCTCAGGCAAGGGACAACCTGCCGAAACGCCCGCCCAGACAACCCAACGCCTCGCACGCCTGCGCCTGGCCCATCTGGTCTTGCTTGCTCTGCCCGAGCGTGAGGGTATCACGCTCCCTGAGCTGGCTGATCGGCTGCGCCAGCGCCAGGTCGAGACCGAGCAGCTGCGTCCTAGCTTCTTACTGGAGGCCCTGGAGCACCTGCAGTTTGCCGGGCTGGTGCAGAGTAACGCCGGCCAGGGCAAGGAGCTGTTCCGCCGGCGCTACTGGCGCGCTCCTACCTCGGGGAAGTAG
- a CDS encoding Chromate resistance protein ChrB produces the protein MSERSGMRWLQLTYKVPSEPSQKRVWVWRRLQHLGAYPLQHSVYVLPFTEEVEKQFRQLASEIRELGGEACLFALVALDPADEERMLQTLLEARHREYDQVIQLGERFLAHAASLADIECHSEVIQAELGDCLEKLHGLFRSARRHDLLGPLTAAKRATAAELLASCEQLFRILVEGDYPRARRLLAPYGEKGANTAERSQQLADSSRVAGQL, from the coding sequence ATGTCTGAGCGCAGTGGTATGCGCTGGCTGCAACTGACGTATAAAGTTCCAAGTGAGCCTTCCCAAAAGCGGGTCTGGGTCTGGCGCCGTTTGCAACATCTTGGGGCCTACCCTCTCCAGCATTCGGTCTATGTCCTGCCTTTCACTGAGGAGGTTGAAAAGCAGTTCCGCCAGCTTGCCAGCGAAATACGAGAGCTGGGAGGAGAAGCCTGCCTTTTCGCCCTCGTTGCCCTTGATCCTGCCGACGAAGAGCGGATGTTGCAGACACTGCTAGAGGCTCGTCATCGCGAGTACGACCAGGTGATTCAATTGGGCGAGCGCTTCCTGGCCCATGCCGCCTCTCTGGCAGACATCGAATGTCACAGTGAGGTCATCCAGGCCGAGCTCGGTGACTGTCTTGAGAAGCTGCACGGACTCTTTCGCAGCGCACGACGTCACGATCTTCTTGGCCCATTGACCGCCGCCAAACGAGCCACGGCGGCAGAGCTGCTGGCTAGCTGCGAACAGCTGTTCCGCATTCTAGTGGAAGGGGATTATCCACGGGCCCGTCGGTTGTTAGCTCCTTATGGAGAGAAGGGAGCGAACACGGCGGAGAGGAGCCAGCAGCTCGCCGATTCTTCGAGGGTCGCTGGTCAGCTCTAG